The genomic stretch TTCTAATAATTTAAATGTTTCTTCAAAATAAATTGCTAATAAAACTGTAAATACATATGCTTGTAAAAATGCTATTCCTATTTCTAAAAATACAATAATTAAAATAATTATACAAGGAATTAATCCTAAAATTAAATTAAAATCTAAAATTTTTAATGTAAATCCTGCAAGAATATGTAATAAAATATGACTTGACATAATATTTGCAAATAATCGAATAGCTAAACTAAAAACTTTAGCAACATGTGAAATAATTTCAATTATCATTAAAAATGGAATTAAATAGGTTGGTAAATTTTTTGGAATAAATAATTGGTAATAATAAACTCCTTGAATAAATAAACTATTAA from Myxococcales bacterium encodes the following:
- a CDS encoding F0F1 ATP synthase subunit A, with translation MFFIFSWINFNSLFIQGVYYYQLFIPKNLPTYLIPFLMIIEIISHVAKVFSLAIRLFANIMSSHILLHILAGFTLKILDFNLILGLIPCIIILIIVFLEIGIAFLQAYVFTVLLAIYFEETFKLLELQPNLKKSEHRPLIMEYDFIN